A stretch of the Lactuca sativa cultivar Salinas chromosome 9, Lsat_Salinas_v11, whole genome shotgun sequence genome encodes the following:
- the LOC111879445 gene encoding uncharacterized protein At5g43822 isoform X2 — protein sequence MEATVKKFQQKFKRVKDDMDRWENLHAQLVSQFRNASSIIGRLQLLENPKNYGSLKNLDNIKNTIFTKQLESLQKIMLSMTKTLEELNGVVLSLAKTVGDAKQQVKGGSVQLSMKQLHHRIGVKPSIADCLEGLRILHQMYQSEYVLKSSVTSALASLALNPSVGDLQSLERLLVDQPNIPKEEVQSIYDIIFAEEIC from the exons ATGGAGGCAACAGTGAAAAAGTTTCAGCAGAAATTCAAGAGGGTGAAAGATGACATGGATAGATGGGAGAACCTCCATGCTCAATTAGTATCACAGTTCAGAAATGCTTCTTCCATCATTGGAAGATTACAG TTGCTCGAAAATCCCAAAAACTATGGTTCCCTAAAAAACCTTGATAACATTAAAAATACCATCTTCACAAAACAGTTGGAATCCCTGCAGAAGATCATGCTTTCAATGACTAAAACTCT GGAGGAATTAAATGGTGTTGTTTTGTCACTTGCAAAAACTGTTGGTGATGCTAAACAACAAGTGAAAGGTGGTTCTGTTCAGCTTTCAATGAAACAATTACATCACAGAATTGGTGTAAAACCAAGTATTGCAGATTGCTTAGAAGGGCTTCGGATCCTTCATCAGATGTATCAATCAGA GTATGTGCTTAAATCATCCGTGACATCAGCGCTTGCTAGCCTTGCCTTGAACCCAAG TGTTGGTGATTTACAAAGTCTCGAGCGACTCTTGGTAGATCAACCGAATATCCCGAAAGAAGAAG TGCAATCCATATATGACATCATATTTGCCGAAGAAATTTGTTGA
- the LOC111879445 gene encoding uncharacterized protein At5g43822 isoform X1 gives MGEPPCSISITVQKCFFHHWKITGYSHSNFHIHRFSLLMILFPFLPSYQLLENPKNYGSLKNLDNIKNTIFTKQLESLQKIMLSMTKTLEELNGVVLSLAKTVGDAKQQVKGGSVQLSMKQLHHRIGVKPSIADCLEGLRILHQMYQSEYVLKSSVTSALASLALNPSVGDLQSLERLLVDQPNIPKEEVQSIYDIIFAEEIC, from the exons ATGGGAGAACCTCCATGCTCAATTAGTATCACAGTTCAGAAATGCTTCTTCCATCATTGGAAGATTACAGGTTATTCACATTCCAATTTCCACATACATAGATTCAGTCTCTTGAtgattttatttccttttttACCCTCTTATCAGTTGCTCGAAAATCCCAAAAACTATGGTTCCCTAAAAAACCTTGATAACATTAAAAATACCATCTTCACAAAACAGTTGGAATCCCTGCAGAAGATCATGCTTTCAATGACTAAAACTCT GGAGGAATTAAATGGTGTTGTTTTGTCACTTGCAAAAACTGTTGGTGATGCTAAACAACAAGTGAAAGGTGGTTCTGTTCAGCTTTCAATGAAACAATTACATCACAGAATTGGTGTAAAACCAAGTATTGCAGATTGCTTAGAAGGGCTTCGGATCCTTCATCAGATGTATCAATCAGA GTATGTGCTTAAATCATCCGTGACATCAGCGCTTGCTAGCCTTGCCTTGAACCCAAG TGTTGGTGATTTACAAAGTCTCGAGCGACTCTTGGTAGATCAACCGAATATCCCGAAAGAAGAAG TGCAATCCATATATGACATCATATTTGCCGAAGAAATTTGTTGA
- the LOC111879445 gene encoding uncharacterized protein At5g43822 isoform X3, with protein sequence MGEPPCSISITVQKCFFHHWKITGYSHSNFHIHRFSLLMILFPFLPSYQLLENPKNYGSLKNLDNIKNTIFTKQLESLQKIMLSMTKTLEELNGVVLSLAKTVGDAKQQVKGGSVQLSMKQLHHRIGVKPSIADCLEGLRILHQMYQSEYVLKSSVTSALASLALNPSVGDLQSLERLLVDQPNIPKEEGL encoded by the exons ATGGGAGAACCTCCATGCTCAATTAGTATCACAGTTCAGAAATGCTTCTTCCATCATTGGAAGATTACAGGTTATTCACATTCCAATTTCCACATACATAGATTCAGTCTCTTGAtgattttatttccttttttACCCTCTTATCAGTTGCTCGAAAATCCCAAAAACTATGGTTCCCTAAAAAACCTTGATAACATTAAAAATACCATCTTCACAAAACAGTTGGAATCCCTGCAGAAGATCATGCTTTCAATGACTAAAACTCT GGAGGAATTAAATGGTGTTGTTTTGTCACTTGCAAAAACTGTTGGTGATGCTAAACAACAAGTGAAAGGTGGTTCTGTTCAGCTTTCAATGAAACAATTACATCACAGAATTGGTGTAAAACCAAGTATTGCAGATTGCTTAGAAGGGCTTCGGATCCTTCATCAGATGTATCAATCAGA GTATGTGCTTAAATCATCCGTGACATCAGCGCTTGCTAGCCTTGCCTTGAACCCAAG TGTTGGTGATTTACAAAGTCTCGAGCGACTCTTGGTAGATCAACCGAATATCCCGAAAGAAGAAG GGCTTTAA
- the LOC111879431 gene encoding putative late blight resistance protein homolog R1B-16 isoform X1: protein MANHVLAPRIKKLLYSNDRAINELLLVDRLQWQRKTRIYLDGLVNYLKRLMLGYENEEVEGLVNKMEVLSGEIDFHLCAGRMNGMLEIIEELCIIRFGSSVEEEIVVGFDDDVETLLDQLTQVSIKRFQVISVVGMAGLGKTTLARKVYRDPLIEYHFDIRAWTCISQIYVKRDLLLGMLSSFIYDLTEEMYKMSDEQLGEKLYRLFKGRRYLVVLDDVWDCMAWNDLQIYFPDDKVGSRVVFTSRDIDVSSHVGAARPAHVLRLRTTDESWDIFQMKVFRSGICPSYLEPTGREIVKKCGGLPLAIVIASGLVKNQSSYRWREVALSLRSFMVHDPSQYMGTLALSYNHLPPHLRWCFLFVGVFPEDYEIPVTKLIWLWIAQGFVHDQGGSRILEDVAKDFMMDLIKRSLLMIAKKRADGQIKACRIHDLLRDLCLRKAEEETFSSEVYRYALVLEDPTSPTTRKHEMRLNLPAKTIHSGLSYPFELGKVLHESGLVFSETYKSLRILDVESIRISLFPSDVVQLVSLRYLAIQAHDGSPQASISNLVNLQMLIISSRKNVVVPKTIWNMVNLRHLYIKSGENLIEEPCLVQATENDDDGGSRLISLQTLSQVSPHSCHNIFSRTPNLRKLVFCGPLISSQGDLEFPNTNSLQNLKELKLLNTVTYPEPTRSCNPIMFPEMLKKLTLSNIGMDWEEMWTFSLLPHLEILKLKFNACIGGRWEASDAEFVRLKVLKLQGLELREWVCWRDTFPVLQRLVLHHCLKLKSIPLDVGRILTLEIIEIRGCSISANSSALKIKEEQESEGNFFLNVHATKTCFRKPLNELRKF, encoded by the coding sequence ATGGCTAATCATGTTCTTGCACCTCGCATCAAGAAGTTGCTGTATAGTAATGATAGAGCCATAAATGAATTGTTGCTTGTGGATAGACTACAGTGGCAGAGAAAGACGCGCATATATTTAGATGGTCTCGTGAATTACTTGAAAAGGTTGATGTTAGGGTATGAAAATGAGGAAGTAGAAGGCCTGGTTAATAAAATGGAAGTGTTGTCTGGAGAAATTGATTTTCATCTATGTGCAGGACGGATGAATGGGATGTTAGAGATTATTGAAGAACTCTGTATCATCAGATTTGGATCGAGTGTAGAAGAGGAAATTGTTGTGGGGTTCGATGACGATGTAGAAACACTACTTGATCAACTTACTCAAGTTTCAATAAAACGATTCCAGGTTATATCTGTCGTAGGAATGGCTGGGCTTGGTAAGACGACTTTGGCTAGAAAAGTGTATAGAGATCCCCTAATTGAATATCACTTTGACATTCGAGCATGGACTTGCATTTCTCAAATATATGTGAAGAGGGATTTGTTACTTGGCATGTTAAGCTCTTTTATTTATGATCTTACAGAGGAGATGTATAAAATGAGCGATGAACAGCTGGGGGAAAAGCTATACAGGCTTTTCAAGGGTCGTAGATATTTGGTTGTCTTGGATGATGTATGGGATTGCATGGCGTGGAATGATCTCCAAATTTATTTTCCAGACGACAAAGTGGGAAGCAGAGTTGTATTTACCAGCCGTGACATCGACGTGAGTTCACATGTTGGGGCAGCCAGACCTGCTCATGTTTTGCGTCTTCGTACAACAGATGAAAGCTGGGACATATTTCAGATGAAGGTATTTAGATCCGGAATATGCCCTTCTTATTTGGAGCCAACTGGAAGGGAGATAGTAAAAAAATGCGGGGGTTTGCCTCTTGCCATTGTTATAGCTTCAGGTCTTGTGAAAAATCAATCGTCATATAGGTGGAGGGAAGTTGCTCTTAGTTTGCGTTCATTTATGGTTCATGATCCAAGCCAATACATGGGCACGCTAGCTTTAAGCTACAACCATCTGCCTCCTCACCTAAGATGGTGTTTTCTGTTTGTTGGTGTATTTCCCGAGGACTATGAGATTCCTGTGACAAAGTTGATCTGGCTTTGGATTGCTCAAGGATTCGTACATGATCAAGGTGGAAGCAGAATCTTGGAGGATGTTGCAAAGGATTTCATGATGGATTTAATCAAGAGAAGTCTGCTAATGATTGCCAAAAAAAGGGCTGATGGCCAAATTAAAGCATGCCGCATCCATGACTTGTTGCGGGACTTGTGCTTGAGAAAAGCCGAGGAAGAAACTTTTTCTTCAGAGGTTTACAGGTATGCTCTTGTTCTGGAAGATCCAACTTCACCCACCACCAGAAAACATGAAATGCGATTAAATCTTCCTGCAAAAACAATCCACTCTGGTTTGAGTTATCCATTTGAGTTGGGCAAAGTTCTCCACGAGAGTGGATTGGTTTTTAGTGAAACATACAAATCCCTTAGAATTCTAGATGTTGAATCTATCCGAATCTCCTTATTTCCTTCTGATGTGGTTCAGCTTGTTAGTCTGAGATACCTGGCCATCCAAGCTCACGACGGAAGTCCTCAAGCATCAATATCCAACCTTGTCAACCTACAAATGCTGATAATATCTTCAAGGAAGAATGTTGTAGTACCAAAAACCATATGGAATATGGTAAATCTAAGGCACCTATATATCAAATCAGGGGAAAATCTTATCGAGGAACCTTGTTTAGTACAAGCAACGGagaatgatgatgatggtggcaGTAGGCTAATTAGCCTCCAAACCTTATCCCAAGTAAGCCCTCACTCTTGCCACAATATATTTTCAAGGACTCCCAATCTTCGGAAGCTTGTGTTTTGTGGACCCTTAATTTCAAGCCAAGGTGATTTGGAATTTCCAAATACAAACTCTTTGCAGAACCTAAAAGAACTCAAGTTATTAAACACGGTTACCTACCCTGAACCAACACGTTCTTGCAATCCTATTATGTTCCCTGAAATGCTCAAGAAACTTACTTTGTCAAACATCGGCATGGATTGGGAAGAGATGTGGACCTTCTCTTTGCTACCACACCTGgagattttaaaattaaaatttaacgcATGCATCGGAGGAAGGTGGGAGGCAAGCGATGCAGAGTTTGTGCGACTCAAGGTATTGAAACTGCAAGGGTTAGAGCTAAGGGAATGGGTATGTTGGAGGGATACCTTCCCAGTTCTACAACGTTTAGTGCTTCATCATTGCTTAAAACTCAAGAGTATCCCTCTGGATGTAGGGAGGATTTTGACGCTGGAGATTATTGAGATAAGAGGGTGTAGCATCTCCGCTAATTCCTCTGCATTAAAAATCAAAGAAGAGCAAGAGAGTGAagggaacttcttcttgaatGTCCATGCAACCAAAACATGTTTCAGGAAACCGCTAAATGAGCTCAGGAAATTTTGA
- the LOC111879431 gene encoding putative late blight resistance protein homolog R1B-16 isoform X2, producing the protein MNGMLEIIEELCIIRFGSSVEEEIVVGFDDDVETLLDQLTQVSIKRFQVISVVGMAGLGKTTLARKVYRDPLIEYHFDIRAWTCISQIYVKRDLLLGMLSSFIYDLTEEMYKMSDEQLGEKLYRLFKGRRYLVVLDDVWDCMAWNDLQIYFPDDKVGSRVVFTSRDIDVSSHVGAARPAHVLRLRTTDESWDIFQMKVFRSGICPSYLEPTGREIVKKCGGLPLAIVIASGLVKNQSSYRWREVALSLRSFMVHDPSQYMGTLALSYNHLPPHLRWCFLFVGVFPEDYEIPVTKLIWLWIAQGFVHDQGGSRILEDVAKDFMMDLIKRSLLMIAKKRADGQIKACRIHDLLRDLCLRKAEEETFSSEVYRYALVLEDPTSPTTRKHEMRLNLPAKTIHSGLSYPFELGKVLHESGLVFSETYKSLRILDVESIRISLFPSDVVQLVSLRYLAIQAHDGSPQASISNLVNLQMLIISSRKNVVVPKTIWNMVNLRHLYIKSGENLIEEPCLVQATENDDDGGSRLISLQTLSQVSPHSCHNIFSRTPNLRKLVFCGPLISSQGDLEFPNTNSLQNLKELKLLNTVTYPEPTRSCNPIMFPEMLKKLTLSNIGMDWEEMWTFSLLPHLEILKLKFNACIGGRWEASDAEFVRLKVLKLQGLELREWVCWRDTFPVLQRLVLHHCLKLKSIPLDVGRILTLEIIEIRGCSISANSSALKIKEEQESEGNFFLNVHATKTCFRKPLNELRKF; encoded by the coding sequence ATGAATGGGATGTTAGAGATTATTGAAGAACTCTGTATCATCAGATTTGGATCGAGTGTAGAAGAGGAAATTGTTGTGGGGTTCGATGACGATGTAGAAACACTACTTGATCAACTTACTCAAGTTTCAATAAAACGATTCCAGGTTATATCTGTCGTAGGAATGGCTGGGCTTGGTAAGACGACTTTGGCTAGAAAAGTGTATAGAGATCCCCTAATTGAATATCACTTTGACATTCGAGCATGGACTTGCATTTCTCAAATATATGTGAAGAGGGATTTGTTACTTGGCATGTTAAGCTCTTTTATTTATGATCTTACAGAGGAGATGTATAAAATGAGCGATGAACAGCTGGGGGAAAAGCTATACAGGCTTTTCAAGGGTCGTAGATATTTGGTTGTCTTGGATGATGTATGGGATTGCATGGCGTGGAATGATCTCCAAATTTATTTTCCAGACGACAAAGTGGGAAGCAGAGTTGTATTTACCAGCCGTGACATCGACGTGAGTTCACATGTTGGGGCAGCCAGACCTGCTCATGTTTTGCGTCTTCGTACAACAGATGAAAGCTGGGACATATTTCAGATGAAGGTATTTAGATCCGGAATATGCCCTTCTTATTTGGAGCCAACTGGAAGGGAGATAGTAAAAAAATGCGGGGGTTTGCCTCTTGCCATTGTTATAGCTTCAGGTCTTGTGAAAAATCAATCGTCATATAGGTGGAGGGAAGTTGCTCTTAGTTTGCGTTCATTTATGGTTCATGATCCAAGCCAATACATGGGCACGCTAGCTTTAAGCTACAACCATCTGCCTCCTCACCTAAGATGGTGTTTTCTGTTTGTTGGTGTATTTCCCGAGGACTATGAGATTCCTGTGACAAAGTTGATCTGGCTTTGGATTGCTCAAGGATTCGTACATGATCAAGGTGGAAGCAGAATCTTGGAGGATGTTGCAAAGGATTTCATGATGGATTTAATCAAGAGAAGTCTGCTAATGATTGCCAAAAAAAGGGCTGATGGCCAAATTAAAGCATGCCGCATCCATGACTTGTTGCGGGACTTGTGCTTGAGAAAAGCCGAGGAAGAAACTTTTTCTTCAGAGGTTTACAGGTATGCTCTTGTTCTGGAAGATCCAACTTCACCCACCACCAGAAAACATGAAATGCGATTAAATCTTCCTGCAAAAACAATCCACTCTGGTTTGAGTTATCCATTTGAGTTGGGCAAAGTTCTCCACGAGAGTGGATTGGTTTTTAGTGAAACATACAAATCCCTTAGAATTCTAGATGTTGAATCTATCCGAATCTCCTTATTTCCTTCTGATGTGGTTCAGCTTGTTAGTCTGAGATACCTGGCCATCCAAGCTCACGACGGAAGTCCTCAAGCATCAATATCCAACCTTGTCAACCTACAAATGCTGATAATATCTTCAAGGAAGAATGTTGTAGTACCAAAAACCATATGGAATATGGTAAATCTAAGGCACCTATATATCAAATCAGGGGAAAATCTTATCGAGGAACCTTGTTTAGTACAAGCAACGGagaatgatgatgatggtggcaGTAGGCTAATTAGCCTCCAAACCTTATCCCAAGTAAGCCCTCACTCTTGCCACAATATATTTTCAAGGACTCCCAATCTTCGGAAGCTTGTGTTTTGTGGACCCTTAATTTCAAGCCAAGGTGATTTGGAATTTCCAAATACAAACTCTTTGCAGAACCTAAAAGAACTCAAGTTATTAAACACGGTTACCTACCCTGAACCAACACGTTCTTGCAATCCTATTATGTTCCCTGAAATGCTCAAGAAACTTACTTTGTCAAACATCGGCATGGATTGGGAAGAGATGTGGACCTTCTCTTTGCTACCACACCTGgagattttaaaattaaaatttaacgcATGCATCGGAGGAAGGTGGGAGGCAAGCGATGCAGAGTTTGTGCGACTCAAGGTATTGAAACTGCAAGGGTTAGAGCTAAGGGAATGGGTATGTTGGAGGGATACCTTCCCAGTTCTACAACGTTTAGTGCTTCATCATTGCTTAAAACTCAAGAGTATCCCTCTGGATGTAGGGAGGATTTTGACGCTGGAGATTATTGAGATAAGAGGGTGTAGCATCTCCGCTAATTCCTCTGCATTAAAAATCAAAGAAGAGCAAGAGAGTGAagggaacttcttcttgaatGTCCATGCAACCAAAACATGTTTCAGGAAACCGCTAAATGAGCTCAGGAAATTTTGA
- the LOC111879427 gene encoding protein DUF642 L-GALACTONO-1,4-LACTONE-RESPONSIVE GENE 1, which produces MSFLPSLYFLFIFFYISCTPFLVAGATAARTPIRDGMLPNGHFELGPKPSNLKKTVIIGKYSLPKWVIKGIVEFVSGGPQPGGFYFAVPRGTHAARLGNEASISQYITVEAGSTYSLTFSATRTCAQDEKLVIYADGHSGELPIQTLYSTDGGDTYAYAFKALRSTVKVTFHNPGIQEDPTCGPLLDAIAIKKMTPIKYSAGNLVKNGDFEIGPYVFKNFSTGVLLLPKIHDIVSPLPGWIIESLKPVKYIDSKHFEVPSGLSGIELVGGRETAIAQIIRTVPNKFYRLTFTIGDAHNGCHGSMMVEAFAARETLKLKYESQGKGGFKTGVLKFKAISNRTRLTFYSAFYHTKLNDYGHFCGPVLDDVRVWFY; this is translated from the exons ATGTCTTTCTTACCCTCTCTTTACTTTCTCTTCATCTTCTTTTACATTAGTTGTACACCTTTCCTTGTTGCTGGTGCCACTGCTGCTCGAACTCCTATTCGTGATG GAATGCTTCCAAATGGCCACTTTGAGCTAGGTCCAAAACCATCGAACCTGAAGAAAACAGTGATAATAGGGAAGTACTCGTTGCCCAAATGGGTAATCAAGGGCATAGTCGAGTTCGTCTCAGGTGGGCCACAACCAGGTGGGTTCTACTTTGCAGTTCCTCGTGGGACCCACGCAGCAAGGCTTGGGAATGAAGCTTCGATATCACAATATATTACAGTCGAGGCAGGTTCAACCTACTCCCTCACATTTTCAGCAACAAGAACTTGTGCTCAAGATGAGAAGCTCGTTATATATGCTGATGGGCACTCAGGCGAGCTTCCAATTCAAACGTTGTATAGTACAGATGGAGGTGACACTTATGCTTATGCTTTTAAGGCTCTTCGCAGCACTGTCAAGGTTACATTTCACAATCCAGGGATCCAAGAGGACCCCACTTGTGGCCCACTCTTAGACGCCATCGCAATAAAAAAGATGACTCCTATCAAGTATTCCGCAG GTAATTTAGTGAAAAATGGTGATTTTGAAATTGGTCCATATGTCTTCAAGAACTTCTCAACAGGAGTCCTCCTCCTTCCCAAAATACATGACATAGTATCTCCACTCCCTGGGTGGATCATTGAATCGCTAAAACCAGTTAAATACATAGATTCAAAGCACTTCGAAGTACCCTCAGGGCTATCTGGTATTGAATTGGTTGGAGGCCGAGAAACAGCCATTGCACAAATTATACGAACAGTTCCTAACAAATTCTACAGGTTAACATTCACTATTGGTGATGCACATAATGGTTGCCATGGTTCTATGATGGTCGAGGCTTTTGCTGCTCGGGAAACCCTAAAACTAAAATATGAGTCTCAAGGAAAGGGTGGGTTCAAAACTGGAGTTCTTAAATTTAAAGCAATTTCGAATAGAACAAGACTCACATTTTATAGTGCTTTTTATCACACAAAGCTTAATGATTATGGCCATTTCTGTGGGCCTGTGTTGGATGATGTTCGAGTTTGGTTTTACTAG
- the LOC111879375 gene encoding insulin-degrading enzyme-like 1, peroxisomal, which translates to MAVGKENVEVVEITKPRTDTRDYKRIVLPNSLQVLLISDPDTDKCAASMNVGVGSFSDPEGLEGLAHFLEHMLFYASEKYPLEDSYSTYISEHGGRTNAYTSSEHTNYYFDVNADCFEEALDRFAQFFIKPLMSSDATTREIKAVDSENQKNLLSDAWRINQLQKHLSEEGHPYHKFSTGNWDTLEVKPKARGVDTRDELLKFYKENYSANLMNLVIYSKESLDKIENRVLSKFQEIRNIDRIHPSFPGQPCTPEHLQVIVKTVPVKRGHKLRITWPMTPGIHHYMEGPSRYLGHLIGHEGEGSLFYVLKKLGWATSLSAGESDWTMEFSFFKVVIELTDAGHENAELIIGLLFKYITLLQQSGVCKWIFDELSAICEMTFHYQDKIPPIDYVVKISSNMQLYPSKDWLVGSSLPSTFSPEVIQSALNELTPNNVRIFWESTNFDGHTELTEPWYGTAFSVEKITASTIQEWMKKAPEEDLHLPCPNVFIPTDLSIKNVKEKVNIPVLLRKSQYSRLWYKPDTTFSTPKAYVKLDFYCPFAGSSPEANVLTDISTRLLMDYLNEYAYDAQVAGLYYAISHTDDGFQVTLTGYSHKLEILLDTVIAKITTFEVKSDRFYVIKELVMKEYENYKFQQPYQQAMYHCSLLVKDRSWPWTDELEVLSVLEPEHLSRFYPQILSRIFIECYAAGNIESIEAELMIQHVEDVLFMGTKPLSQALFPSQHLTNRVVNLEKGVTYCYSKEGLNPSDENSALLHYIQVHQDDFKLNIKLQLVALIAKQPAFHQLRSVEQLGYITVLMQRNDSGIRGVQFIIQSTVKGPKHIESRVQAFLKMFETKLYEMPDDEFKSNVNALIEVKLEKHKNLREESSYFWREIQDGTLKFDRKDHEVAALKQLSKAEMIQFFDEHIKAGAPQKKALSVQVFSTTHATEDTGDAGEGKIVNIEDAFSFRRSRPLYGSFKGGIGHMKL; encoded by the exons ATGGCTGTCGGAAAGGAAAACGTGGAGGTGGTGGAGATAACCAAGCCCCGAACGGACACAAGAGACTACAAAAGAATAGTCCTTCCCAACTCTCTTCAAGTTCTTCTCATCAGTGATCCTGATACCGATAAG TGTGCAGCCTCGATGAATGTTGGTGTTGGTTCGTTTAGCGATCCTGAAGGTCTCGAAGGCCTTGCTCATTTTCTTG AACACATGCTGTTTTATGCAAGTGAGAAGTACCCTTTGGAGGATAGTTATTCTACATACATATCCGAG CATGGAGGTCGTACCAATGCGTATACATCCTCTGAGCACACCAATTACTACTTTGATGTTAATGCTGACTGTTTTGAAGAGGCTTTAGATAG ATTTGCACAGTTCTTTATCAAACCACTAATGTCATCTGATGCAACTACAAGGGAAATAAAAGCCGTTGACTCTG AGAATCAGAAGAATTTACTCTCTGATGCATGGAGAATAAATCAG CTGCAAAAACATCTTAGTGAAGAAGGTCATCCATACCACAAGTTCAGTACAG GGAACTGGGATACACTTGAGgtaaagccaaaggcaagagggGTAGATACAAGAGATGAACTCCTCAAATTCTACAAAGAAAATTACTCAGCCAACCTCATGAATCTTGTTATATATTCAAAAG AAAGCTTGGATAAAATTGAAAACAGGGTACTGAGCAAATTCCAAGAAATAAGGAATATTGACCGCATCCATCCGAGTTTCCCTGGTCAACCATGCACCCCTGAACATCTTCAG GTTATTGTGAAAACTGTTCCTGTAAAACGTGGTCACAAGCTGAGAATTACATGGCCAATGACACCTGGCATTCATCATTACATGGAAGGGCCAAGTAGGTATCTTGGCCACTTAATTGGTCATGAAGGAGAAGGATCCCTCTTCTATGTCTTGAAGAAATTGGGTTGGGCAACAAGCTTATCTGCTGGTGAATCAGACTGGACTATGGAGTTCTCTTTCTTTAAAGTGGTCATTGAATTAACTGATGCTGGCCATG AAAATGCTGAACTTATAATTGGGCTCCTTTTCAAATACATTACACTCTTGCAACAATCTGGTGTTTGCAAGTGGATCTTTGATGAG CTTTCCGCAATCTGTGAGATGACTTTCCACTATCAGGACAAGATTCCTCCGATTGATTATGTGGTGAAAATTTCATCAAATATGCAG TTATACCCTTCAAAAGATTGGCTAGTTGGATCATCTTTACCTTCCACTTTTTCCCCTGAAGTTATTCAGTCTGCACTAAATGAGCTCACACCAAACAATGTCAG AATCTTTTGGGAGTCAACAAACTTTGATGGACATACTGAGCTGACAGAGCCATGGTATGGAACTGCATTTTCTGTTGAAAAAATCACGGCTTCCACCATTCAG GAATGGATGAAAAAAGCTCCTGAAGAAGACCTACATTTGCCATGTCCTAATGTGTTCATACCTACTGATTTGTCAATTAAGAATGTGAAAGAAAAG GTGAATATTCCAGTTTTATTGAGGAAATCACAATATTCAAGATTGTGGTATAAGCCTGACACAACATTTTCTACTCCAAAAGCATATGTTAAGTTGGATTTTTACTGCCCATTTGCTGGCAGTTCCCCTGAAGCAAATGTTCTTACTGATATTTCTACACGGTTATTGATGGATTACTTGAATGAATACG CTTACGATGCTCAGGTTGCTGGTCTGTATTATGCCATTTCTCACACAGATGATGGTTTTCAG GTGACTTTGACTGGATATAGTCACAAGTTAGAGATCTTACTCGACACTGTAATAGcgaaaattacaacttttgaaGTAAAATCAGACAGGTTCTATGTGATCAAG GAATTGGTCATGAAAGAATATGAAAATTACAAGTTTCAACAGCCATATCAGCAGGCCATGTATCACTGCTCGTTACTTGTAAAAGATCGATCATGGCCTTGGACTGATGAGCTTGAAGTTCTTTCTGTTCTTGAACCTGAACATCTTTCAAGATTTTATCCTCAAATTTTGTCAAGAATCTTCATAGAGTGCTATGCAGCAG GGAATATTGAATCAATTGAAGCCGAATTAATGATTCAACATGTTGAGGATGTACTTTTTATGGGGACAAAACCATTGTCTCAAGCTCTATTCCCATCACAGCATCTGACAAATAGGGTGGTCAACTTAGAAAAGGGTGTTACATATTGCTATAGTAAAGAGGGTCTGAATCCAAGTGATGAAAATTCAGCTCTTCTTCACTACATTCAG GTACATCAGGATGATTTTAAGTTGAATATCAAACTTCAGCTGGTTGCTCTTATTGCTAAACAACCAGCCTTTCACCAACTTAGATCAGTTGAGCAACTTGGTTACATCACTGTGCTTATGCAGAG GAACGATTCTGGCATCCGTGGAGTGCAGTTCATCATACAATCTACAGTAAAG GGCCCTAAACATATCGAGTCAAGGGTTCAAGCATTTCTCAAGATGTTTGAGACTAAACTCTATGAGATGCCAGATGATGAATTCAAG AGCAATGTTAATGCACTGATTGAGGTGAAGCTTGAGAAGCACAAGAACTTGAGAGAAGAATCCAGTTACTTTTGGCGAGAAATCCAAGATGGCACCCTCAAATTTGATAGGAAAGATCATGAG GTGGCGGCATTGAAGCAGTTGAGCAAGGCAGAAATGATCCAATTTTTTGATGAACATATAAAAGCGGGTGCACCACAAAAGAAGGCTTTAAGTGTGCAGGTGTTCTCTACCACACACGCTACAGAGGACACAGGAGATGCAGGCGAGGGCAAAATTGTAAATATTGAAGATGCTTTCAGTTTCAGGAGATCGAGGCCTCTTTACGGGTCCTTCAAAGGAGGTATCGGTCATATGAAGCTCTGA